From a region of the Triticum aestivum cultivar Chinese Spring chromosome 7D, IWGSC CS RefSeq v2.1, whole genome shotgun sequence genome:
- the LOC123170871 gene encoding major pollen allergen Ole e 10-like, giving the protein MELMMIKKQHMVLLALVMSIQHDWANGASRTREWRKLVNSPALPPYQDVVGGARPPTPAHDVQPSPPYCAYPPPANPTSPAAPSIPPPAGALPPSTAPVGNPSPPANAPASPRAGPPAGAPRAGGPTAIGAPQGLWCVANPTVESVDVQAAMDYACGSGADCGMAAPGGPCYLPDTLMAHASFAFNSYWQRNKAAGGTCDFAGSAMLITKDPSYDECRYVYM; this is encoded by the exons ATGGAGCTAATGATGATCAAGAAGCAACACATGGTCCTCCTAGCTCTCGTCATGTCCATTCAACATG ATTGGGCGAATGGCGCCTCGAGAACAAGAGAATGGCGCAAGCTTGTCAACTCCCCGGCATTGCCACCATACCAAGACGTGGTAGGAGGAGCCCGGCCACCAACTCCGGCACACGACGTTCAGCCGTCCCCTCCGTACTGTGCGTACCCTCCCCCCGCCAATCCCACCTCACCGGCGGCGCCGTCGATCCCCCCTCCAGCCGGTGCGCTGCCACCGTCCACGGCACCGGTCGGCAACCCCAGCCCGCCAGCCAACGCACCAGCGAGCCCCCGCGCGGGCCCTCCGGCTGGTGCTCCACGGGCGGGAGGCCCGACAGCCATCGGCGCGCCGCAGGGGCTGTGGTGCGTGGCGAACCCGACGGTGGAGAGCGTGGACGTGCAGGCGGCGATGGACTACGCGTGCGGGTCGGGCGCCGACTGCGGCATGGCAGCGCCCGGCGGGCCGTGCTACCTACCGGACACGCTGATGGCGCATGCCTCCTTCGCCTTCAACAGCTACTGGCAGCGCAACAAGGCCGCCGGCGGCACCTGCGACTTCGCCGGCTCCGCCATGCTCATCACCAAAGACCCCA GTTACGATGAGTGCCGGTACGTGTACATGTGA